A genomic segment from Clostridium pasteurianum BC1 encodes:
- a CDS encoding phosphodiester glycosidase family protein, translating to MIKKILKIILKFSVSISILLCAFMVLVFYCNLGPFNKLRTLWVTTAMTTFKHQWLATDFISSTEINRILNSNRVVATNDKTSTGESAAKNNLSEKSYNTYDNMVVKASSFSTSDTISVININENNYTGKLMIVDNPKRVELATIDKFSLNIKGDKLLELAQNNYAVAAINASAFIDPNGTGNGGVPMGIVVKNGKVIYNDTSGAFNIVGFDYSGRLITGQFTLEDVAKSNIKDAVSFGPALIINGKPVTIEGDGGSGLQPRTAIGQTVDGKVLLLEIDGRQPLYSVGDSIKDIQDIMVRYGAINASNLDGGSSTAMYYNGEIINKPCGPLGSTGGRYLPTAFLVTK from the coding sequence ATGATAAAAAAAATACTAAAGATTATATTAAAATTTTCAGTATCAATTTCAATATTGCTTTGCGCATTTATGGTATTAGTTTTTTATTGTAATTTAGGTCCTTTTAACAAGCTGAGAACTTTATGGGTAACTACTGCTATGACTACATTTAAGCATCAATGGTTAGCTACCGATTTTATATCCAGTACCGAGATAAATAGAATTTTAAATTCAAACAGAGTTGTAGCTACAAATGATAAGACAAGTACTGGCGAAAGTGCAGCAAAGAATAATTTATCCGAAAAAAGCTATAATACTTATGACAATATGGTAGTAAAAGCAAGTAGTTTTAGTACTTCTGATACAATATCTGTAATTAATATTAACGAAAATAATTATACAGGTAAGCTTATGATTGTGGATAATCCCAAGAGGGTAGAACTGGCAACTATAGATAAATTCAGCTTGAATATCAAGGGAGATAAGTTATTGGAATTAGCACAGAATAATTATGCGGTGGCTGCTATAAATGCTAGTGCATTTATAGATCCAAATGGTACGGGTAATGGAGGTGTACCTATGGGTATCGTGGTGAAAAATGGTAAAGTAATATATAATGATACTTCAGGTGCTTTTAATATAGTAGGATTTGATTATAGTGGAAGATTGATTACTGGACAATTTACATTAGAGGACGTAGCTAAAAGTAATATAAAGGATGCTGTTTCCTTTGGACCTGCATTAATTATAAATGGTAAGCCTGTTACAATAGAAGGAGATGGTGGTTCTGGTCTTCAGCCAAGAACTGCAATTGGACAAACTGTGGATGGAAAGGTTTTGCTTCTGGAAATTGATGGAAGACAACCTCTTTACAGTGTTGGTGATTCTATAAAAGATATACAAGATATAATGGTGAGATATGGCGCTATCAATGCTTCAAATCTAGATGGTGGCTCCTCTACAGCTATGTATTACAATGGTGAAATTATAAATAAACCCTGTGGACCATTGGGAAGTACAGGCGGAAGATATCTTCCCACAGCTTTTTTAGTAACTAAATAG
- a CDS encoding aspartyl-phosphate phosphatase Spo0E family protein has translation MDSNLELLIAEIDELRNKLYQLILYKSLTDDKVVSYSQKLDRLLVKYHNARKLLQKVA, from the coding sequence ATGGATTCTAATTTGGAACTTTTAATTGCTGAAATAGATGAACTAAGAAATAAGCTTTATCAACTTATACTTTACAAGTCTCTTACTGATGATAAAGTTGTTTCTTACAGTCAGAAATTAGACAGGCTATTAGTTAAATATCATAATGCACGAAAATTGTTACAGAAGGTAGCTTAA
- the glpX gene encoding class II fructose-bisphosphatase, with product MLNMDLTMALVRVTEAAAIRSAKFMGRGDKIGADQAAVDGMEKAFELMPVRGTVVIGEGELDNAPMLYIGQKVGMNEDYMPEMDIAVDPLDGTILIAKGSPNAIAVVAMGPKGSLLHAPDMYMKKIAVGPGAKGAIDIDKSVAENVISVAKALKKDVTELTVVVQERERHDYIVQEARDIGARVRLFGEGDVATILACGFEETGIDLFMGIGGAPEGVIAAAAIKCMGGEMQARLMPHSEEEKIRCKSMGIDDVNKILTIDDLAKSDEVLFAATGITECDLLKGVVYLKNEIAITHSIVMSSKTGVIRFVEGRHDLNKSKLVI from the coding sequence ATGTTAAACATGGATCTAACAATGGCTCTTGTTAGAGTAACTGAAGCTGCTGCTATAAGATCGGCAAAATTTATGGGTAGAGGAGATAAAATAGGTGCAGATCAAGCTGCTGTAGATGGTATGGAAAAAGCTTTTGAATTAATGCCAGTGAGAGGAACAGTTGTAATTGGCGAAGGAGAACTTGATAATGCACCTATGCTTTATATAGGTCAAAAAGTTGGAATGAATGAAGACTATATGCCTGAAATGGATATAGCAGTTGATCCATTAGATGGAACAATTTTAATTGCAAAAGGATCACCTAATGCTATTGCAGTTGTTGCTATGGGACCCAAAGGAAGTCTTCTTCATGCACCGGATATGTATATGAAGAAAATAGCAGTAGGACCTGGAGCTAAAGGTGCAATAGATATAGATAAAAGTGTTGCTGAAAATGTAATAAGTGTGGCAAAAGCACTTAAAAAAGATGTAACAGAATTAACTGTAGTGGTTCAAGAAAGAGAAAGACATGATTACATAGTTCAGGAAGCTAGAGATATTGGTGCTAGAGTTAGGTTATTTGGAGAAGGAGACGTGGCTACCATACTTGCTTGTGGATTTGAGGAAACAGGAATAGATTTATTTATGGGAATCGGTGGTGCACCAGAAGGAGTTATTGCAGCAGCAGCTATAAAATGCATGGGAGGAGAAATGCAGGCACGACTTATGCCTCATAGTGAAGAAGAAAAAATAAGATGCAAATCTATGGGCATTGATGATGTGAATAAAATATTAACTATAGATGATTTGGCAAAATCGGATGAAGTTCTATTTGCAGCTACAGGTATAACTGAATGTGATCTATTAAAGGGTGTTGTATATTTAAAAAATGAAATTGCCATTACCCATTCAATTGTTATGAGTTCTAAAACTGGTGTAATAAGATTTGTTGAGGGAAGACATGACTTGAATAAAAGTAAATTAGTAATATAA
- the hprK gene encoding HPr(Ser) kinase/phosphatase, with product MPVKVKTLVEDLGLEVIISGPEEAEVCLSDINRPGLQFAGFYSYFANERIQIVGKTEWSFLDEMRSEIRKKRLKKFFQFETPCIIIARNLTPHEEFIEEATRRNAWLIRASSTTTRFISKVMNYLDDKLAPETRMHGVLVDVYGFGILITGESGIGKSETALELIKRGHRLIADDAVDIKAIEGVLHGKSPFITSGMLEVRGMGIIDVPALYGLSSVLETKTIDLVMYLEQWKEGKDYDRLGIDNECIEILNVPVRKMTLPIRPGRNLAVIIEAAAANYRYALSCKVSPVETINQRMDVGGDE from the coding sequence ATGCCTGTTAAGGTTAAGACTTTGGTTGAAGATTTGGGCTTGGAAGTAATTATTAGTGGACCAGAAGAAGCTGAGGTTTGCTTAAGTGATATAAATAGACCTGGGCTACAATTTGCTGGATTTTACAGTTATTTTGCCAATGAAAGAATACAGATTGTGGGAAAAACAGAATGGAGTTTTCTAGACGAAATGAGATCCGAGATTAGAAAGAAGAGACTAAAGAAATTTTTCCAGTTTGAAACTCCTTGTATAATCATAGCAAGAAATCTTACACCTCATGAGGAATTTATAGAAGAAGCTACAAGACGTAATGCGTGGCTCATTAGAGCAAGTAGTACTACTACCAGATTTATAAGTAAGGTTATGAATTATTTAGATGATAAGCTTGCACCAGAAACCAGAATGCATGGAGTTTTAGTAGATGTATATGGCTTTGGTATACTTATTACAGGTGAAAGCGGTATAGGTAAAAGTGAAACTGCTTTAGAACTAATAAAAAGAGGACATAGACTCATAGCTGATGATGCAGTTGACATTAAAGCTATTGAGGGTGTGCTTCATGGCAAATCTCCTTTTATAACCTCTGGTATGCTAGAGGTTAGGGGAATGGGCATAATAGATGTACCAGCTTTGTATGGACTTAGCTCAGTTCTGGAAACAAAAACTATTGATTTAGTTATGTATTTAGAACAATGGAAAGAGGGAAAAGATTATGACAGACTTGGTATAGATAACGAGTGTATAGAAATTTTAAATGTACCTGTAAGGAAAATGACTTTGCCAATAAGACCTGGTAGAAATTTAGCTGTTATAATTGAAGCTGCTGCCGCAAATTATAGATATGCACTTAGCTGCAAAGTATCTCCGGTAGAAACAATTAATCAGAGAATGGATGTGGGTGGAGACGAATAA
- a CDS encoding 5-formyltetrahydrofolate cyclo-ligase yields the protein MWVETNNTKSKFRDYIAKKREVLSLVEKKAMDNAIYETIINSGEFINAKVIFIYISFDKEVDTRNIIKYAIASGKEVCVPRVISRLKGMRALKINSLDELEISNYGILEPKENSEEVFVENMDLAVIPGLAFDLQGGRIGYGGGFYDRFFSNADINIKKIALAYEFQILEGIPLEDHDIAIDAIITENGCKNIR from the coding sequence ATGTGGGTGGAGACGAATAATACTAAAAGTAAATTTAGAGATTATATAGCTAAAAAAAGGGAAGTACTGTCCTTAGTAGAAAAAAAAGCAATGGATAATGCCATATATGAAACTATAATTAATAGCGGTGAATTTATAAATGCAAAAGTAATATTTATTTATATCAGCTTTGACAAGGAAGTGGACACACGTAATATAATTAAGTATGCTATTGCTTCTGGTAAAGAAGTATGTGTACCAAGAGTTATTAGCAGATTAAAGGGTATGAGAGCACTTAAAATAAACAGTTTGGATGAACTTGAAATAAGTAATTACGGAATTTTGGAACCAAAAGAGAATTCAGAGGAAGTATTTGTAGAAAATATGGATTTGGCTGTAATTCCAGGTTTGGCATTTGATTTGCAAGGTGGAAGAATTGGTTATGGTGGTGGTTTTTATGATCGATTTTTTTCAAATGCAGATATAAATATAAAAAAAATAGCCTTAGCCTATGAATTTCAAATATTGGAGGGAATCCCTTTAGAAGATCATGATATAGCTATTGACGCTATAATAACTGAAAATGGTTGTAAAAATATTAGATAA
- a CDS encoding aminopeptidase produces the protein MADKKNNLEKNYDYAWKKYSEKDLPKVFELADRYKKFISDCKTERECVTEFIELAKKAGYLDINEVISEGKKLNPGDKVYANNRGKNLALYVIGKDPFEKGLKILGAHIDSPRMDLKQNPLYEDTDLAMLETHYYGGIKKYQWVTIPLAIHGVIVKKSAEIINVVIGEDESDPVFGVSDLLIHLSQDQLKKSLATGIEGEDLNILVGSIPVDDKDVKSKVKYNILKILNEKYNISEEDFVSAELEVVPAGNARDYGFDKSMVMGYGQDDRICAYTSFDAMLDIKEPDKTCVTILVDKEEIGSVGATGMHSKFFENATAEVMECAGDYSDIKLKRALANSKMLSSDVSAAFDPNFPSVMEKKNTAYLGKGVVFNKYTGARGKSGCNDARAEYLAEIRTMMDKHNVSWQTSELGKVDQGGGGTIAYILAQYGMDVIDSGVALLNMHAPWEISSKVDIYETKNAYAAFLLEA, from the coding sequence ATGGCAGATAAAAAAAATAATTTAGAAAAAAACTACGATTACGCATGGAAAAAGTATTCTGAAAAGGACTTGCCTAAAGTCTTTGAATTAGCGGATAGATACAAAAAATTTATATCAGACTGCAAAACAGAAAGAGAATGTGTTACTGAATTCATAGAATTGGCAAAAAAGGCAGGATATTTAGATATAAATGAAGTTATAAGTGAAGGTAAAAAGTTAAATCCAGGAGATAAGGTATATGCTAATAATAGAGGAAAGAATTTAGCCTTATATGTAATTGGAAAAGATCCTTTTGAAAAGGGACTTAAAATATTGGGAGCACATATAGATTCTCCAAGAATGGATTTAAAGCAAAATCCTCTTTATGAAGATACGGATTTAGCAATGTTAGAAACTCATTACTATGGTGGAATAAAGAAATATCAATGGGTGACTATTCCACTTGCTATACATGGAGTTATTGTGAAAAAAAGTGCAGAAATAATAAATGTGGTAATTGGGGAAGATGAATCAGACCCGGTATTTGGAGTATCAGATCTTCTAATACATTTATCTCAGGATCAGCTTAAAAAGTCTTTAGCTACAGGAATTGAAGGAGAAGATTTAAACATATTAGTTGGAAGTATTCCTGTTGATGATAAAGATGTAAAGAGCAAAGTGAAATACAATATACTTAAGATTTTGAATGAAAAATATAACATAAGTGAAGAGGATTTTGTTTCCGCAGAACTGGAAGTAGTGCCTGCTGGAAATGCAAGAGATTACGGCTTCGACAAGAGTATGGTTATGGGATATGGGCAGGACGACAGAATATGTGCCTATACATCCTTTGATGCTATGCTTGATATAAAAGAGCCAGATAAGACCTGCGTAACAATACTGGTTGATAAAGAGGAAATAGGAAGTGTTGGTGCAACAGGAATGCATTCAAAATTCTTTGAGAATGCTACAGCAGAGGTTATGGAGTGTGCTGGAGACTACAGTGATATAAAACTTAAAAGAGCTCTTGCAAATTCTAAAATGCTGTCCTCAGATGTAAGTGCTGCCTTTGATCCGAACTTTCCATCAGTTATGGAAAAGAAAAATACAGCCTATCTTGGTAAGGGTGTTGTCTTCAATAAATATACAGGAGCTAGGGGAAAGTCTGGCTGCAATGATGCACGTGCTGAGTATTTAGCTGAAATAAGAACCATGATGGATAAGCATAATGTATCCTGGCAGACCTCAGAGCTTGGAAAGGTAGATCAAGGTGGTGGTGGAACTATAGCATACATACTTGCTCAGTATGGTATGGATGTTATAGATTCTGGAGTAGCTCTTCTTAATATGCATGCTCCTTGGGAAATTTCCAGTAAGGTAGATATTTATGAAACTAAAAATGCCTATGCAGCGTTTTTATTGGAAGCCTAA
- a CDS encoding PHP domain-containing protein, whose protein sequence is MYFKGDFHSHSTESDGKFSPDELVNLAKSNGVDIMAITDHDTTKGIEKALLKGDEIGLKVIPGIELSTRYNNESIHVLGYFKDNSYKNKDFQDFLKGITEYRIKRAEIITENLKKYFNIDVDYKKIIKNSKGVVARPHIAKAIMEAGYEYTLDYIFKNIINEDSPAYIPNKKLPLEEGIELLRSVNTVIVLAHPVLVKKTPVEDLMKYDFDGLEAIYPLNEPKDTERFLKIAKDYNKLVTAGSDFHSGEEADTKHGTLGSVYLDSNNIGKFLEKFNE, encoded by the coding sequence ATGTATTTTAAAGGTGATTTTCACAGTCATTCAACAGAATCCGATGGAAAGTTCTCTCCTGATGAATTGGTAAACTTAGCGAAATCTAACGGTGTAGATATTATGGCAATTACTGATCATGATACTACAAAGGGTATAGAGAAAGCCCTCCTTAAGGGTGATGAAATAGGATTAAAGGTGATTCCTGGCATAGAACTTTCAACCCGTTATAACAATGAAAGTATTCATGTGCTTGGATACTTTAAAGATAATTCCTACAAGAATAAGGATTTCCAGGATTTTTTAAAAGGCATAACTGAATACAGAATTAAAAGGGCTGAAATAATAACAGAGAATTTAAAAAAATATTTTAATATAGATGTAGACTATAAAAAAATTATTAAAAATTCAAAAGGTGTTGTGGCAAGACCTCACATTGCAAAAGCCATAATGGAAGCTGGCTATGAATATACTCTTGACTATATTTTTAAAAATATTATAAATGAAGATAGTCCTGCTTATATACCTAATAAAAAGCTTCCTTTAGAGGAAGGAATAGAATTGCTTAGATCTGTAAATACAGTAATTGTACTGGCCCATCCAGTTTTAGTAAAAAAGACTCCTGTGGAAGATTTGATGAAGTACGATTTTGATGGTCTAGAGGCTATTTATCCTCTCAATGAACCGAAAGATACTGAGAGATTCTTAAAGATAGCTAAGGATTATAACAAACTAGTTACTGCAGGTTCAGATTTTCACAGTGGTGAAGAAGCTGACACAAAGCATGGTACTTTAGGTTCAGTTTATCTAGATTCTAATAACATAGGTAAGTTCTTAGAAAAATTTAATGAATAA
- a CDS encoding DUF4883 family protein — protein sequence MKVNKLIYIGIVIVIVLSFTGCSLSFSSNSFLNPKKPYNFYYTNLLTRDIKLENSFLGIVLDTNFYKEQTFTAEQSTTAKNFILHLHRNDFISKPKDLPAKPPYKIYFTFKTDKYVLEIYNEKYISVYPWDGTYDKDYVDMSNIPVSYNLYYLCKYIIPR from the coding sequence TTGAAAGTTAATAAATTAATTTACATAGGAATTGTAATTGTTATAGTTTTAAGTTTTACTGGCTGCAGCCTTAGCTTTAGCTCTAATTCATTTTTAAATCCAAAGAAACCCTACAATTTTTATTATACCAATCTACTTACAAGAGATATAAAACTTGAAAATTCATTTTTGGGAATAGTATTAGATACCAATTTTTATAAAGAACAGACCTTTACTGCTGAACAAAGTACTACAGCTAAAAATTTCATATTACATCTTCATAGAAATGACTTTATAAGTAAACCAAAGGATTTGCCTGCAAAACCTCCTTATAAAATTTACTTTACCTTTAAGACGGACAAGTATGTTCTAGAAATTTATAATGAAAAATATATATCTGTATATCCTTGGGATGGTACTTACGATAAAGATTACGTGGATATGAGTAATATACCGGTTTCCTATAATCTTTATTATTTATGTAAATATATTATACCACGATAA
- a CDS encoding tRNA threonylcarbamoyladenosine dehydratase, whose protein sequence is MPQHSLSRTELLIGKEALDKLKDSKVVVFGIGGVGSFTVEALVRGGVGRLVLVDDDTVCLTNINRQIHATFKSISKPKVEVMRDRILSINPKCEVIIYQTFVKEDNIGDIIGEDTDYVVDVIDTVSSKIALILWCKEHNIEIISCMGTGNKLDPTKFQIADIYKTKICPLAKVMRCELRKRGVKSLKVLYSEEMPLKPKEDEVITCKEGCVCTGGTKKCLAKRQIPGSISFVPPVAGMIIGGEVIKDIIGIH, encoded by the coding sequence ATGCCACAGCATTCTTTGTCAAGGACAGAGCTTCTAATTGGAAAAGAAGCCTTAGATAAATTAAAAGATAGTAAGGTAGTAGTATTTGGTATAGGTGGGGTAGGAAGCTTTACAGTGGAGGCCTTAGTTAGAGGCGGAGTAGGAAGACTTGTACTTGTAGACGATGATACCGTTTGTTTAACTAATATTAATAGACAGATCCACGCTACCTTTAAAAGCATAAGTAAGCCTAAAGTTGAAGTTATGAGGGATAGAATACTAAGTATAAATCCTAAATGTGAGGTTATAATCTATCAAACTTTTGTAAAGGAAGATAATATAGGTGATATTATAGGAGAAGATACGGATTATGTAGTAGATGTGATAGATACTGTATCCTCCAAGATAGCTTTAATATTATGGTGTAAAGAGCATAACATTGAAATTATAAGCTGTATGGGTACAGGAAATAAATTGGATCCAACTAAATTTCAAATTGCAGATATATATAAAACAAAAATATGCCCCCTAGCAAAGGTAATGAGATGTGAACTTAGAAAAAGAGGAGTAAAGTCTTTAAAGGTTCTCTATTCTGAGGAAATGCCTTTAAAGCCAAAGGAAGATGAAGTTATAACCTGTAAAGAAGGTTGCGTTTGTACAGGAGGAACTAAGAAATGTCTTGCTAAAAGACAAATACCAGGAAGTATATCCTTTGTACCACCAGTAGCAGGTATGATAATAGGTGGGGAAGTTATAAAGGATATAATTGGAATTCACTAG
- a CDS encoding MTH1187 family thiamine-binding protein gives MVIADIAVMPLIPSVSEEELYKQVDAAIDYIKNSGLKYEIGAMSTTVEGEYDEVFELIKKVHRIPFEAGSERVITVVRIDEKKGGLIIDDKLKNYKNHRKNQ, from the coding sequence ATGGTTATTGCTGACATAGCTGTTATGCCTCTAATTCCATCTGTTTCAGAAGAAGAGCTATATAAACAGGTAGATGCAGCTATTGATTATATAAAAAACAGTGGTTTAAAATATGAGATAGGCGCTATGAGTACTACTGTAGAAGGTGAATATGATGAGGTTTTTGAACTTATAAAAAAAGTTCACAGGATTCCTTTTGAAGCCGGCAGTGAGAGAGTAATAACAGTAGTGAGAATAGATGAGAAGAAAGGCGGACTAATTATAGACGATAAACTTAAAAACTATAAAAATCATAGAAAAAATCAGTAG
- a CDS encoding cation diffusion facilitator family transporter has protein sequence MNKENGAFLSIASNIILIIFKIIAGISMNSISVISEGIHSSIDLIASLIAFFSIKEASKAEDEDHPFGHGKYENVSGFVEALLILFAGIIIIYESIVKIFSENNVGNIYSGIVVMLISTGVNLITSLNILKISKKTESIALEADAMHLLTDVFTSLGVFIGLILLKLTGLKIFDSIAAIIVALLIIRTSIVLIKKSMKDLVDSSLSSEDINRILNIIHKYSDVKSYHKLRTRKSGDTREIDIHLLLDSNQSLVEAHNLCSSIEKDIKIIFPNSYILIHAEPYHRHNLLK, from the coding sequence ATGAATAAAGAAAATGGTGCTTTTTTATCCATAGCATCAAATATCATATTAATTATATTTAAAATTATAGCCGGAATATCTATGAATTCTATAAGCGTTATATCTGAAGGTATTCACTCCTCCATAGATTTAATTGCTAGTCTTATTGCATTTTTTTCTATAAAAGAAGCCAGCAAAGCTGAAGACGAAGACCATCCCTTTGGTCACGGAAAATACGAAAATGTTTCAGGTTTTGTGGAAGCTCTGTTAATTTTATTTGCAGGGATTATAATAATATACGAATCCATAGTAAAAATATTTTCTGAAAATAATGTTGGAAATATCTATTCTGGAATAGTAGTAATGCTTATTTCTACAGGAGTAAATCTTATAACTTCACTTAATATTTTAAAAATATCTAAAAAAACAGAATCTATTGCTTTAGAAGCAGACGCCATGCATTTATTAACTGATGTATTCACCTCCTTAGGAGTTTTTATAGGACTTATACTTTTAAAGCTTACAGGTTTAAAGATATTTGATTCAATTGCAGCTATTATAGTAGCTTTGTTAATTATAAGAACTTCTATAGTTCTTATAAAAAAATCCATGAAGGATCTGGTAGACAGCAGCCTGTCTTCTGAAGATATCAATAGAATTTTAAATATTATCCATAAATATTCTGATGTAAAATCCTATCACAAATTGAGAACTCGGAAAAGTGGTGATACAAGAGAAATAGATATCCACCTATTGTTAGACTCAAATCAGTCCTTGGTGGAAGCTCATAATCTATGTAGTTCAATAGAAAAGGACATAAAAATTATATTTCCTAATTCATATATATTAATTCATGCAGAGCCTTATCATAGGCACAATCTTTTGAAATAA
- a CDS encoding ABC-F family ATP-binding cassette domain-containing protein has translation MNLISLENIKKSYGEKILFDDISLGINEGQKIGLIGINGTGKSTLLKIITGIDSADEGKIITKNKIKIEYLSQNTSFTKDDTVMEAIFKGNSPVMILLREYEKVVSQLSKNPQDETIQNKFNNLSEKMDALDAWNVESDAKAILTKLGIKDFEAKVETLSGGQKKRIALASALIAPSDLLILDEPTNHIDDATVNWLESYLNSRKGSLIMITHDRYFLDRIVTEILELYKGKLYSYEGNYSKYLEQKIERLSQMEAQEQKRQSLIKSELKWIRRGAKARSTKQKARIDRFEILQNENMDLTDGKVEISVGNTRLGKKIIEINDISINFGDKTLIDDFSYIINREDRIGIVGPNGMGKSTLLNIISGKLRPTAGEVEIGETVKLGYFSQEYRDIDETLRVIDYIKETAEYMSTADGSLISASQMLEKFLFPGVLQYTPISRLSGGEKRRLYLLKVLMEAPNVLLLDEPTNDLDIETLNILEEYIEEFTGTVVAVSHDRYFLDKVSNKIFAFEGEGKIIEHTGNYTDYLEFHNDIVEEENDLQKIKNKGNQEKQVRNNKREKTLKFTFKEQKEYEEIESNINETENSLEEINNEISNSSSDYVTLQELMDKKEKTEEHLNYLLERWMYLSELAEKINNQKS, from the coding sequence ATGAATTTAATATCCCTTGAAAATATAAAAAAGAGTTATGGAGAGAAAATATTATTTGATGATATATCTCTTGGAATAAATGAAGGACAGAAAATCGGATTAATAGGTATAAATGGTACTGGTAAATCTACACTTTTAAAAATTATAACAGGTATTGATAGCGCAGATGAAGGGAAAATTATAACGAAAAACAAAATTAAAATTGAATACTTATCTCAAAATACCAGTTTTACAAAAGATGATACAGTAATGGAAGCTATTTTTAAAGGAAATTCACCTGTAATGATATTATTAAGAGAATATGAAAAAGTAGTAAGCCAATTATCCAAAAATCCTCAAGATGAAACTATTCAAAATAAGTTTAATAATTTATCAGAAAAAATGGATGCATTAGATGCCTGGAATGTGGAAAGTGATGCAAAGGCTATTTTAACAAAGCTTGGAATAAAAGACTTTGAGGCTAAGGTAGAAACTTTATCTGGTGGTCAGAAAAAGAGAATAGCTCTAGCTAGTGCACTTATAGCTCCTTCAGATCTTCTTATATTAGATGAACCTACAAACCATATAGATGATGCCACTGTTAATTGGCTGGAGTCCTACCTTAATAGTAGAAAGGGTTCTTTAATTATGATAACTCATGATAGATATTTTCTTGATAGAATCGTAACTGAGATATTGGAGCTTTATAAGGGAAAACTCTATAGTTATGAAGGAAATTACAGTAAATATCTGGAGCAGAAAATAGAGAGACTAAGTCAAATGGAGGCACAGGAGCAAAAGAGGCAAAGTTTAATTAAAAGTGAGCTTAAATGGATAAGAAGAGGTGCAAAGGCAAGATCTACGAAGCAAAAGGCTAGAATAGATAGATTTGAGATATTGCAAAATGAAAATATGGATTTAACTGATGGAAAAGTTGAAATATCCGTGGGAAACACACGACTTGGCAAGAAAATAATTGAAATCAATGATATAAGTATAAACTTTGGAGACAAAACTTTAATAGATGATTTTAGCTATATAATAAACAGGGAAGACAGAATAGGAATAGTAGGGCCTAATGGTATGGGTAAAAGTACCCTTCTGAATATAATTTCTGGAAAACTTAGGCCAACTGCAGGTGAGGTTGAAATTGGAGAAACAGTGAAGCTTGGATATTTTTCACAGGAGTATAGAGACATAGATGAAACTTTAAGAGTAATAGATTATATAAAAGAAACGGCAGAATATATGAGTACAGCGGATGGAAGTTTAATAAGTGCTTCTCAAATGCTTGAAAAATTTTTGTTTCCAGGAGTACTTCAGTATACTCCAATATCTAGACTTTCTGGGGGAGAAAAGAGAAGACTATATCTTTTAAAGGTATTGATGGAAGCACCTAATGTATTACTGTTAGATGAGCCTACTAATGACCTGGATATAGAAACACTAAATATATTGGAAGAATATATAGAAGAATTCACTGGAACCGTAGTGGCAGTGTCTCATGACAGATATTTTTTAGATAAGGTAAGTAATAAAATTTTTGCCTTTGAAGGTGAAGGGAAAATTATAGAGCATACAGGTAATTACACAGATTATCTGGAGTTTCATAATGATATTGTTGAAGAAGAAAATGATCTACAAAAAATAAAAAATAAAGGTAATCAGGAAAAGCAGGTTAGAAATAATAAAAGAGAAAAAACATTAAAATTTACTTTTAAGGAACAAAAAGAATATGAAGAAATAGAGTCAAATATAAATGAAACTGAAAATTCTTTAGAAGAAATAAATAATGAAATAAGCAATTCTTCCAGCGATTATGTAACTCTACAGGAATTAATGGATAAAAAAGAGAAAACAGAGGAGCATTTGAATTATCTTTTAGAGAGATGGATGTATCTTAGTGAGCTGGCAGAAAAAATAAATAATCAAAAGTCTTAA